The following coding sequences lie in one Oligoflexia bacterium genomic window:
- the rsmH gene encoding 16S rRNA (cytosine(1402)-N(4))-methyltransferase RsmH — translation MTNEHVPVLEKEVLNAFIEQTRIPKHLFEGTFGRGGHTKSLLNKFVRASVTSFDKDAQAIAHGKETFASEITKGKLTLVQDDFKNLNKHKLGLFDGALLDLGVSSPQFDQAERGFSFMNDGPLDMRMDQTQELTAAKIINEYSEKELSDLFYHLGEVRKPNRVVRAVVHDRKEVPFTSTRQLASLIERVDSRYKPKRRGAHPATNYFMGLRIAVNSELEGLVEFCEEMHLHMEPGSRFVVISFHSLEDRIIKQTFKKMNYKFGKIINKKVIIASDEEIERNPRSRSAKMRIFEMGGHE, via the coding sequence ATGACGAATGAACATGTTCCCGTGTTAGAAAAAGAAGTACTCAATGCATTCATCGAGCAAACGCGTATTCCTAAACATTTGTTTGAAGGAACCTTTGGCCGTGGTGGCCACACCAAAAGTTTACTTAATAAATTTGTACGAGCCTCGGTGACAAGCTTTGATAAAGATGCTCAAGCAATTGCCCATGGCAAAGAAACATTTGCTTCTGAGATTACAAAAGGAAAACTCACGCTGGTTCAAGATGATTTTAAAAACTTGAACAAACATAAACTAGGTCTCTTTGATGGCGCACTTTTAGATTTAGGTGTTTCATCTCCTCAATTTGATCAAGCAGAGCGCGGTTTTAGTTTTATGAATGATGGCCCGCTAGATATGCGCATGGATCAAACTCAAGAACTTACAGCAGCAAAAATAATTAATGAATATTCAGAAAAAGAACTCTCTGATCTTTTTTATCACTTGGGTGAAGTGCGGAAACCAAATCGGGTTGTGAGAGCCGTTGTTCATGATCGTAAAGAAGTGCCTTTTACATCAACGCGCCAGTTGGCCTCACTCATTGAGCGTGTTGATAGTCGCTATAAACCTAAACGTCGTGGAGCACATCCTGCGACAAATTATTTTATGGGTTTAAGAATTGCTGTGAATAGTGAATTAGAAGGGCTTGTTGAGTTTTGTGAAGAAATGCATCTTCACATGGAGCCAGGAAGTCGTTTTGTGGTGATAAGTTTTCACAGTTTAGAAGACCGCATCATCAAGCAAACTTTTAAAAAAATGAATTATAAATTTGGAAAAATCATAAATAAAAAAGTGATCATAGCAAGTGATGAAGAGATTGAAAGAAATCCACGATCACGCAGTGCTAAGATGCGCATTTTTGAAATGGGAGGCCACGAATGA
- the mraZ gene encoding division/cell wall cluster transcriptional repressor MraZ: protein MIGSVVPPQFRGRFEVKVDPKFRLILPASFREVLRTITDSRMIITNSQYQGKRCLDAYPFSEWTKLEKKISKLPQLKVEVQNFQRFYLSGGHPVDIDAQSRLLIPPTLRSYAGIQSEVVLVGFANKFEIWSQETWSGLFDNLAQDFSQTLAAVSEIDTHDE, encoded by the coding sequence ATGATCGGCAGTGTTGTTCCCCCCCAATTTCGTGGACGCTTTGAAGTTAAAGTTGATCCAAAATTCAGACTCATACTTCCAGCATCTTTTCGTGAAGTACTACGCACTATTACTGATTCTCGCATGATAATTACCAATAGCCAATATCAAGGTAAGCGCTGTCTAGATGCGTATCCATTTTCTGAATGGACCAAATTAGAAAAGAAAATTTCAAAGCTTCCACAGCTCAAAGTGGAAGTTCAAAATTTCCAAAGATTTTATCTTTCAGGTGGGCATCCGGTTGATATTGATGCTCAATCTCGGCTTTTAATTCCGCCAACGCTTCGAAGTTATGCTGGAATTCAAAGTGAAGTAGTGCTCGTGGGATTTGCTAATAAATTTGAGATATGGTCACAAGAGACTTGGTCAGGACTTTTTGATAATCTAGCCCAAGACTTTAGTCAGACACTTGCTGCCGTATCGGAGATTGATACTCATGACGAATGA
- a CDS encoding S1/P1 nuclease, producing the protein MNRSQRSFVAILCLLVSFSSVSWGWGRTGHEVVEVVAAQIMPASPLARLLKSNLTNIQQISMVPDIYWKHGTTPPNKLEGQSHFFNFDFYHPQGGAPQLNISYYLEKFGRAAILEHGSAPWRVGQLTGVLVRAMKRPQVSPDEVIQIAATLGHYIGDLGNPLHCTLDYDGVAAGVKGLHSYFETKTINEYFTEAQLRELVTQASVPMFNSMPDEISPVEIGLGMAIASYESAQPLLAMASKLKLTPELSQRSKPLIVKTLATSAATLAKVWHEAWVLAGQPDFNTAHIERVQFPEWVPVNYLRANKH; encoded by the coding sequence ATGAATCGTTCACAAAGAAGTTTTGTTGCAATACTCTGCCTACTTGTTTCATTTTCATCAGTTAGTTGGGGTTGGGGAAGAACAGGTCATGAAGTAGTTGAAGTGGTAGCTGCCCAAATCATGCCAGCTTCACCACTTGCAAGACTCCTCAAAAGTAATCTTACAAATATTCAACAAATCTCTATGGTGCCCGATATCTACTGGAAGCACGGAACAACTCCTCCAAATAAATTAGAAGGTCAATCACACTTTTTTAATTTTGATTTTTATCACCCTCAAGGTGGAGCGCCTCAACTTAATATTTCTTACTACTTAGAAAAATTTGGTAGAGCCGCTATACTAGAACATGGCTCTGCTCCATGGCGAGTTGGCCAACTCACAGGCGTTTTAGTTCGAGCCATGAAACGTCCACAGGTGTCCCCAGATGAAGTTATTCAAATTGCCGCAACACTTGGCCACTACATTGGTGATCTCGGGAACCCCCTACACTGTACTCTAGATTACGATGGCGTCGCAGCCGGTGTTAAAGGCCTTCATTCTTATTTTGAAACCAAAACTATCAATGAATATTTTACGGAAGCACAATTACGTGAACTTGTTACTCAAGCCTCTGTGCCGATGTTTAACTCAATGCCTGATGAAATTTCACCTGTTGAAATAGGCTTAGGCATGGCTATCGCCTCTTATGAAAGTGCTCAGCCACTATTAGCTATGGCTTCAAAACTTAAGTTAACCCCTGAGTTGTCACAGCGTTCAAAACCTTTGATCGTAAAGACACTGGCCACATCTGCTGCCACCTTAGCTAAAGTATGGCATGAGGCCTGGGTTTTAGCCGGTCAACCCGATTTCAATACAGCACACATCGAACGTGTTCAATTTCCTGAGTGGGTGCCTGTAAATTATTTGCGCGCTAACAAGCACTAA
- a CDS encoding thymidine kinase, translating to MLSPGRGAGWIEVIVGSMFSGKTEELIRRLKRAQIAKQRMQVFKPRIDNRYSADHVATHSEQRTSSQVVDDAQGILNLVADNTRVVGIDEAQFFDMSIIDVCQKLANRGVRVIIAGLDTDWRGVPFDPVPQLMAVAETVTKCNAICMVCGGLASRTQRISSSTARVVVGASDLYEARCRGCFDPHLSEAKSTAKVTPKRKQKNVDREIDA from the coding sequence ATGCTTTCGCCAGGCCGGGGGGCTGGGTGGATAGAAGTAATAGTGGGCAGCATGTTTAGCGGTAAAACCGAAGAACTCATTCGTCGTTTGAAAAGAGCTCAAATTGCTAAACAACGAATGCAGGTTTTTAAACCTCGCATTGATAATCGCTATAGCGCTGATCACGTAGCCACTCATTCTGAACAAAGAACGAGTTCACAAGTAGTCGATGACGCTCAAGGAATATTAAATCTTGTCGCCGACAACACGCGCGTAGTTGGAATCGATGAAGCCCAATTTTTTGACATGTCTATCATTGATGTCTGTCAGAAATTGGCAAATCGTGGAGTGCGGGTCATCATTGCTGGTCTCGATACAGACTGGAGAGGTGTTCCGTTTGATCCCGTGCCTCAGTTAATGGCTGTCGCTGAAACTGTCACTAAATGTAATGCCATCTGTATGGTTTGTGGAGGGCTTGCCTCTCGCACCCAGCGCATTAGCAGCTCAACGGCACGTGTAGTTGTAGGCGCCAGTGATTTGTATGAAGCGCGATGTCGCGGATGTTTTGATCCACATTTAAGCGAAGCTAAATCTACTGCTAAAGTTACACCTAAACGAAAACAAAAAAATGTTGATCGTGAGATTGATGCTTGA
- a CDS encoding uracil phosphoribosyltransferase, whose protein sequence is MRREIEHHYGANVHILQDIYLSSLLARLCHPQTHQPTINELVNFLYTSLIKTVLNHEFPSMKISAPTRMTQKHANQNLEATVLDNTQRVVCVNLARAGTYPSHICYNTLNYILNPDNIRQDHVIAARTTDDKDRVTGTTLSGSKIGGDVNKSVVLFPDPMGATGGTLVSALDFYKNNVVGKAQKYIALHLIITPEYIKRLQNAHPDLVIYAVRLDRGLSAKEVLNETPGKRWAEEKGLDQNDYIVPGGGGFGEILNNSYV, encoded by the coding sequence TTGAGGCGTGAAATCGAGCATCATTACGGCGCGAATGTTCATATTCTTCAAGACATATATTTGTCTTCACTGCTCGCTAGACTTTGTCATCCTCAAACCCATCAGCCAACAATTAATGAGTTGGTAAATTTTCTTTACACAAGCCTCATTAAAACTGTTTTAAACCATGAATTTCCATCAATGAAAATTTCTGCACCCACACGCATGACTCAAAAACATGCAAACCAGAATTTAGAAGCTACAGTTCTTGATAATACACAGCGTGTGGTTTGTGTTAATCTTGCTCGAGCAGGAACATATCCAAGTCACATTTGTTACAATACACTTAACTATATTTTAAATCCTGACAACATCAGACAAGATCACGTCATCGCCGCCCGTACCACCGATGATAAAGATCGCGTAACAGGGACAACTTTAAGTGGGTCAAAAATTGGTGGTGATGTTAATAAGTCAGTAGTTTTGTTTCCTGATCCAATGGGCGCTACGGGTGGAACCCTAGTATCAGCACTTGATTTTTACAAAAATAATGTTGTTGGTAAGGCCCAAAAATATATCGCCCTTCACTTAATTATTACTCCTGAATATATTAAACGCCTTCAAAATGCACATCCAGATCTTGTGATCTATGCCGTAAGACTTGATCGTGGTCTTTCAGCAAAAGAAGTACTCAATGAAACACCTGGTAAACGTTGGGCAGAAGAAAAAGGCTTAGATCAAAATGATTACATTGTTCCAGGTGGTGGCGGGTTTGGTGAAATTTTAAACAACTCGTATGTATGA
- the hpt gene encoding hypoxanthine phosphoribosyltransferase translates to MSDKLRILKTETEIKQRISEMGTTLTKKFKGQEPLAICVLSSSFIFFSDLIRAIDVDLSCEFLGVSSYKDKKVSSGEVEITLDLSVPLEGRDVILIEDMVDTGLTMNFLIKTLKARRPKSITTVALLLKRDALKTECTIDHIGFEVPNEFIVGYGIDYAGQFRNLPYLAVHE, encoded by the coding sequence ATGTCAGATAAACTTAGAATCCTCAAAACTGAAACAGAAATTAAACAGCGCATTTCTGAAATGGGAACTACACTCACAAAAAAATTCAAAGGCCAAGAGCCACTTGCCATTTGTGTTTTGAGTAGTTCATTTATTTTTTTCTCTGATCTTATTAGAGCAATTGATGTTGATTTGAGTTGTGAATTTTTAGGAGTTTCTTCCTATAAAGATAAAAAAGTTTCATCTGGTGAAGTTGAAATTACTTTAGACTTGAGTGTCCCCCTTGAAGGTCGGGATGTGATACTTATTGAAGACATGGTAGACACGGGTCTTACAATGAATTTTTTAATTAAAACGTTAAAAGCCCGCAGGCCAAAATCAATTACAACTGTTGCATTACTTTTAAAACGTGATGCCCTAAAAACAGAATGCACCATAGATCATATTGGTTTTGAAGTGCCTAATGAATTCATTGTCGGTTACGGAATTGATTATGCTGGGCAGTTTAGAAATCTACCTTATCTCGCAGTTCATGAGTGA
- a CDS encoding S8 family peptidase → MKYILVLLVLVFCLPTLANHDLSEALKMFNQGTVQKQVLLVKYKDSITVRNINKTLATNIPYLSENVFIRGEKVYQQERLALSSRLKLTHLENYIYFHLKNIPSAQEARNILKNIYAQSIVEFAYFEPTLEVAVINESLGPIRSIESNIPTPNFEAGQFYLKPAPLGIDAYYAWTLKGGTGTGIKVVDVEFGWTHKHEEFKAPFWTNQISGSHATHGTAVLGVLAAKKINQTGIVGISHDVEFGTAGMKWQGSWDKWFVSFARAFDQATVTMSPGHVMVIELQGNGPDSKYVPMEYWKPMFDTIKLATAKGIHVIEAAGNGDANLDAPIYQNIFSMSVRDSGAIMVGAGAPPTPDQQHLTRMSFSNYGARIDAMGYGWDVVTTGYGDLFGGSNSARQYTKKFSGTSSATPIVAGAVASLSGMAKMQNVVITPEQMRTALRKTGTPQLGNTHQRIGNLPNMKELVKYFSPAN, encoded by the coding sequence ATGAAGTATATTCTCGTCTTACTCGTTTTAGTTTTTTGTCTCCCCACACTTGCCAATCATGATCTCAGTGAAGCTCTAAAAATGTTTAATCAAGGCACGGTTCAAAAACAGGTTTTACTTGTAAAGTATAAAGATTCTATTACCGTTAGGAATATCAATAAAACACTCGCGACAAATATTCCTTACCTCTCAGAAAATGTATTTATTCGTGGTGAAAAAGTTTATCAACAAGAACGACTTGCCCTCAGTTCACGACTAAAACTAACACATTTAGAAAATTATATTTATTTTCATTTAAAAAATATCCCAAGTGCTCAAGAAGCCAGAAATATTCTAAAAAACATTTATGCTCAGTCTATAGTTGAGTTTGCATATTTTGAACCAACTCTTGAAGTTGCAGTAATAAATGAATCACTAGGCCCAATAAGAAGTATTGAGTCAAACATCCCTACTCCTAATTTTGAAGCCGGACAGTTTTATTTAAAACCAGCTCCACTTGGTATTGATGCGTATTACGCATGGACACTTAAAGGCGGAACAGGTACCGGCATCAAAGTTGTCGATGTTGAATTTGGTTGGACCCACAAACATGAAGAATTCAAAGCCCCTTTTTGGACAAATCAAATAAGCGGGTCTCATGCAACTCACGGCACTGCTGTTTTAGGAGTACTTGCTGCTAAAAAGATTAACCAAACTGGAATCGTGGGAATTTCACACGATGTAGAATTCGGAACTGCTGGAATGAAATGGCAAGGAAGTTGGGACAAATGGTTTGTCAGTTTTGCCCGCGCTTTTGATCAAGCCACAGTCACAATGTCGCCAGGACATGTAATGGTTATTGAACTTCAAGGCAATGGCCCAGATAGTAAATATGTTCCTATGGAATATTGGAAGCCAATGTTTGACACCATAAAACTAGCAACAGCTAAAGGAATTCACGTCATAGAAGCTGCCGGAAACGGCGATGCCAATTTAGATGCACCAATTTATCAAAATATTTTTTCAATGAGCGTTCGTGATTCAGGCGCCATTATGGTTGGTGCTGGGGCACCCCCTACACCTGATCAACAACATCTTACGCGCATGTCATTTTCTAACTACGGTGCACGTATCGATGCCATGGGGTATGGTTGGGATGTAGTGACAACCGGCTACGGCGATCTCTTTGGCGGATCAAATTCAGCAAGACAATATACGAAAAAATTCTCAGGTACATCAAGTGCAACACCCATTGTAGCAGGGGCAGTTGCCTCATTGTCAGGCATGGCCAAAATGCAAAATGTGGTTATCACCCCTGAGCAAATGCGAACTGCACTAAGAAAAACAGGAACCCCTCAATTAGGAAACACTCATCAACGCATCGGTAATCTGCCGAATATGAAAGAACTAGTTAAGTATTTTTCTCCAGCTAACTAA
- a CDS encoding class II aldolase/adducin family protein, whose protein sequence is MSELGQIKSQIVDACKRLERRQLVANHDGNISFKLADGRFLTTPTSFAKADVTESDLLILDSQGNVLEGKHKVFGEIAWHFAIYRVRPDVTCVVHAHPVTASGYGLAGRQIGTPAVPEAIVSLGRQILTTAFLSPLDPSREQSGGMFDLEFSRALAESDGCVVPGNGVFTVGQNVLQTYLRLELVEHIAQQHKIAEQLGTLKPLPAALVEELLKKRPASKFNAPEIPTKISALNMNPLQNPLIANSSSTNPSYENIKDLVRSELQNILK, encoded by the coding sequence ATGTCTGAACTGGGTCAAATTAAATCTCAAATAGTTGACGCCTGCAAACGTCTAGAGCGACGTCAACTTGTTGCTAACCACGATGGAAATATTTCTTTCAAATTAGCGGATGGTCGATTTTTAACCACACCTACAAGCTTTGCTAAAGCAGATGTTACTGAGAGTGATTTACTTATTTTAGATTCTCAAGGAAATGTGCTTGAAGGTAAGCATAAGGTTTTTGGTGAAATCGCATGGCATTTTGCGATTTATCGTGTGCGCCCAGATGTAACCTGTGTGGTTCATGCACACCCTGTGACAGCAAGTGGTTACGGCTTAGCCGGGCGTCAAATCGGTACACCCGCTGTTCCAGAGGCGATCGTGAGTCTAGGTCGACAAATTCTTACCACTGCATTTTTATCTCCATTAGATCCATCTCGCGAACAATCAGGTGGAATGTTTGATTTAGAATTTTCACGCGCATTGGCTGAGAGCGATGGATGTGTTGTTCCAGGAAACGGAGTATTTACTGTTGGTCAAAACGTACTTCAAACATATTTGAGATTAGAACTTGTGGAGCATATAGCTCAGCAGCATAAAATTGCAGAACAGCTGGGAACCCTTAAGCCATTGCCCGCAGCACTCGTTGAGGAGCTTTTAAAAAAACGACCAGCCTCAAAATTTAATGCGCCTGAAATACCAACAAAAATATCGGCATTAAATATGAATCCATTACAGAATCCATTAATTGCAAATTCATCAAGCACGAATCCGTCATATGAAAATATTAAAGATCTTGTCAGAAGTGAACTTCAAAACATTTTAAAATAA
- a CDS encoding lysophospholipid acyltransferase family protein produces MFYIQMLLCTIWFFFCCFITLFVAIIRWRHPSNGYFCSVLFTNGTKLITGLRIKIHNKERLRATQPCIYLGNHQSNVDILVHADCYPPRTIAIGKKELLWIPLFGFLFYLCRNILLDRKDHSRAVEGLNQAKDYLMNKNISIYMFPEGTRNRGAKKLLPFKKGAFHMAILAGVPVLPVVASHIDTLVDFKAKKIHPGTFNVEVLEPIPTKGLTIDDIDTLMQTTYERMQSAYERLKSERFSN; encoded by the coding sequence ATGTTCTACATCCAAATGCTTTTGTGTACTATTTGGTTTTTCTTTTGCTGTTTTATCACGCTGTTTGTAGCCATCATTCGCTGGCGCCATCCAAGCAATGGTTATTTTTGCTCAGTCTTGTTCACAAATGGCACAAAACTAATCACTGGTTTACGAATTAAAATTCATAATAAAGAACGCCTGCGAGCGACACAACCATGCATTTATTTAGGTAATCATCAAAGTAATGTAGACATACTTGTGCATGCTGATTGTTACCCGCCACGCACTATTGCAATCGGAAAAAAAGAATTACTCTGGATACCGTTATTTGGATTCCTCTTTTATCTTTGTAGAAATATTTTATTAGACAGAAAAGATCACTCCCGTGCAGTAGAAGGGCTTAATCAGGCCAAAGATTATTTAATGAATAAAAATATTTCTATTTATATGTTTCCAGAAGGTACTCGAAATAGGGGCGCAAAAAAATTACTACCCTTTAAAAAAGGGGCATTTCACATGGCCATATTAGCGGGTGTTCCAGTGCTTCCAGTAGTGGCATCTCATATTGATACCCTTGTTGATTTTAAAGCTAAAAAAATTCATCCGGGGACATTTAACGTGGAAGTTCTAGAACCCATACCTACAAAAGGTCTGACGATTGACGATATCGATACCTTAATGCAAACCACTTATGAGCGAATGCAAAGTGCCTATGAACGACTTAAAAGTGAGCGTTTTTCTAATTAA
- a CDS encoding ribonuclease J, which translates to MSTPPLRVIPLGGLGEIGLNLMVLECGDDIILIDCGVLFPDLSWLGLDLVLPDFSYLIANEKKIKGLVVTHGHEDHIGAIPFLLKKVKVPIIYCSRFAARLIQDKCSEHKVLPSLLTYNVKAGENYDLGVFNVEFIHVTHSTLETFALAIRTPHGLVVHSGDFKFDEKPYDGPASDKKRLGELKKEKPLLLLSDSTNSEKCGHSLSESSINDDLTELIKDSPQAVVVALFASNVHRIHQLMDIAAECGRKVFLSGRSMERYVQIAIDEGFLPVKLSLLRPLEAINDYDRNEVLILSTGSQGEARSSLLRLSKNENRWFKIQPNDVIILSSRNIPGNEKAISWVVNQMFKLGAIVHYESLKNVHVSGHAYKEEQEELLKLVSPQYFIPVHGEYRHLVIHAKTADESGYLARKKKDPTKRAYVIENGQVWEFDGSEARLAEIVPTGRHWVFFDNSGDFDDTSLKDRRAAARAGIITVDCLVENRATQLVKTPHVNLKGFLGNAKKMESLKEVIMREAEHAFVNWHPENPDGFTREQAVASAARKILRKAFDIKPLVIVNFLSI; encoded by the coding sequence ATGAGTACACCCCCACTTCGCGTAATTCCACTTGGTGGATTAGGTGAAATTGGACTTAATCTTATGGTTTTGGAGTGTGGTGACGACATCATCCTCATTGATTGCGGAGTCTTGTTTCCTGATCTTTCTTGGCTAGGGCTTGATCTTGTTTTGCCAGATTTTAGTTACCTCATTGCAAATGAAAAAAAAATCAAAGGCCTCGTTGTAACACATGGCCATGAAGACCATATTGGTGCAATTCCATTTTTACTTAAAAAAGTAAAAGTTCCGATTATCTATTGCAGTCGTTTTGCAGCACGACTCATTCAAGATAAGTGTTCAGAGCATAAAGTATTGCCATCGCTTCTCACTTATAATGTGAAGGCTGGAGAAAATTATGATTTAGGCGTCTTCAACGTTGAATTTATTCATGTGACACATTCAACTCTTGAAACGTTTGCTCTTGCAATTCGCACCCCCCATGGACTCGTCGTGCACAGCGGCGATTTTAAATTTGACGAAAAACCCTATGATGGACCTGCAAGTGATAAAAAAAGACTTGGAGAATTGAAAAAAGAAAAACCACTTTTACTTTTATCTGATAGCACTAATAGTGAAAAATGCGGTCATTCACTCAGTGAATCGTCGATAAACGATGATCTCACTGAATTAATTAAAGATTCACCTCAAGCCGTTGTCGTTGCACTTTTTGCGAGTAATGTGCACAGAATTCATCAGCTCATGGATATTGCAGCAGAATGTGGGCGTAAAGTATTTCTATCGGGTAGGAGTATGGAGCGCTATGTACAAATTGCGATTGATGAAGGTTTTTTACCAGTCAAGCTTTCGCTTTTAAGACCATTAGAAGCGATCAATGATTATGATCGAAATGAAGTACTCATTTTAAGTACCGGGAGTCAAGGCGAGGCAAGGTCAAGTTTACTTAGACTTTCAAAAAATGAAAATCGTTGGTTTAAGATTCAACCAAACGATGTGATTATCTTAAGCTCAAGAAATATTCCCGGAAATGAAAAAGCAATATCTTGGGTTGTAAATCAAATGTTTAAACTCGGCGCAATCGTACATTATGAGTCACTTAAAAACGTACACGTCAGTGGCCATGCGTATAAAGAGGAGCAAGAAGAACTGCTCAAACTGGTTTCTCCGCAGTATTTTATCCCTGTTCACGGTGAATATCGTCATCTTGTGATTCATGCAAAGACCGCAGATGAATCAGGGTATCTAGCACGTAAAAAAAAGGATCCCACAAAAAGAGCTTACGTAATTGAAAACGGACAAGTCTGGGAGTTTGACGGATCAGAAGCCCGATTAGCTGAAATCGTTCCCACTGGACGTCATTGGGTATTTTTTGATAACTCAGGAGATTTTGACGATACGTCTCTAAAAGATAGGCGAGCGGCGGCCAGAGCCGGAATTATCACTGTGGATTGCCTTGTTGAAAATCGTGCTACTCAATTAGTTAAAACTCCTCACGTAAATCTAAAAGGTTTTCTTGGCAACGCTAAAAAAATGGAAAGTTTAAAAGAAGTCATCATGCGTGAAGCAGAGCATGCATTTGTAAATTGGCACCCAGAGAACCCTGATGGATTCACCCGTGAACAAGCCGTAGCATCTGCTGCGCGAAAAATTTTACGCAAAGCCTTTGATATAAAGCCTCTAGTTATTGTTAACTTTTTGTCTATTTAA
- the udk gene encoding uridine kinase yields the protein MYLIGIAGGSGSGKTTFAEKIMQRLPAPKVSLVQMDNYYLDKQPSENFLGDQANFDSPLAFDWDLFRKHLALLKRGKSINMPIYDFTLSRRSKKKMRVGPCKVVIVEGILTLWDEKIRSQLDLKIYIKVEADIRFTRRLHRDIASRNRHLDDIIEQYYKTVRPMHLKYTQPTQQFADLIVGEQHDVAVDVFVHETLMRIRAQK from the coding sequence ATGTATTTAATAGGAATTGCCGGTGGATCCGGTTCAGGAAAAACAACCTTTGCAGAAAAGATAATGCAGCGGTTACCAGCTCCAAAAGTTTCACTTGTTCAAATGGATAATTACTATTTAGATAAACAACCTTCCGAAAACTTTTTAGGTGATCAGGCGAACTTTGATTCACCCTTAGCTTTTGATTGGGATTTATTTCGCAAACATCTTGCTCTTCTTAAGCGTGGAAAATCTATTAATATGCCTATATATGATTTCACACTATCTCGGCGGAGTAAGAAAAAAATGAGAGTGGGGCCATGTAAAGTTGTTATCGTCGAAGGCATACTTACACTTTGGGATGAAAAAATTAGATCACAACTTGATCTAAAAATTTACATCAAGGTAGAAGCGGATATCCGCTTCACACGCAGACTTCACAGAGACATTGCCTCACGGAACAGACACCTTGATGACATAATCGAGCAATATTATAAAACAGTAAGACCGATGCATCTCAAGTACACTCAGCCCACACAACAATTTGCAGATCTTATCGTCGGTGAACAGCACGATGTAGCCGTAGACGTATTTGTTCATGAAACCCTAATGCGCATTAGAGCTCAAAAATGA